A genomic region of Methanosarcina thermophila TM-1 contains the following coding sequences:
- a CDS encoding tetratricopeptide repeat protein produces MATKEMEETIKIEKPSKNRKKESVPEGEAGQEKSAALSYNMVTKSLTFHGENYEILPIFLAVRDLYASLPFFKELQYCTERLEQDPQDATALFQKAVLMYKARRFETALQLTSQVLKIAPEDHRVWYNRGVILSELGRLEEALAAYDRTIELEPTFEVAWDNKGVVLARLGRFEEALETYEEILLKYPGYAEAWAGKGSILSALGREEEAFEAYSTALRIRPTYLEALTSAGSLLSRLHRFEEALKIYDKALELAPTEPRFWAARGFVLSEIGKHDEALQNCNQALELKPGFIPALETKVKILSEIQRQKVCSSQ; encoded by the coding sequence ATGGCTACCAAAGAAATGGAAGAGACTATAAAAATAGAAAAGCCCTCTAAGAATAGAAAAAAGGAGAGTGTACCAGAAGGAGAGGCTGGTCAGGAGAAATCGGCAGCTCTCTCATATAATATGGTAACAAAATCACTTACATTTCACGGGGAAAATTATGAAATCCTGCCTATTTTCCTGGCTGTAAGAGACCTTTATGCCTCCCTCCCGTTCTTCAAGGAGCTGCAGTACTGCACTGAGAGGCTTGAACAAGATCCTCAGGATGCCACAGCCCTCTTTCAGAAGGCAGTGCTCATGTATAAAGCCAGGCGGTTTGAGACTGCCCTGCAGCTTACTTCACAGGTTCTGAAGATCGCTCCTGAAGATCACAGGGTATGGTATAACCGAGGCGTTATCCTCTCTGAGCTGGGCAGGCTTGAAGAAGCACTTGCTGCTTATGACAGAACTATTGAGCTTGAACCGACTTTTGAGGTTGCCTGGGACAATAAAGGGGTTGTTCTTGCCAGGCTTGGCAGGTTTGAGGAAGCCCTGGAGACCTATGAAGAAATCCTTTTGAAATATCCCGGATACGCTGAAGCCTGGGCAGGTAAAGGTTCCATACTTTCGGCTCTCGGCAGAGAAGAAGAAGCCTTTGAAGCTTACAGTACCGCTCTTCGAATAAGACCCACTTACCTTGAAGCCCTTACCTCGGCTGGAAGTCTGCTCTCCAGACTCCACAGGTTTGAGGAAGCCCTGAAAATTTATGATAAGGCACTTGAGCTTGCCCCGACTGAACCCCGCTTCTGGGCAGCCAGAGGTTTTGTCCTTTCCGAAATTGGTAAACACGATGAAGCCCTGCAAAATTGCAACCAGGCTCTCGAACTGAAACCAGGCTTCATTCCTGCACTTGAAACCAAGGTGAAGATACTCTCGGAAATCCAGAGGCAGAAGGTCTGTTCTTCTCAGTAA
- a CDS encoding tRNA (cytidine(56)-2'-O)-methyltransferase — protein MKRIVLLRLGHRPERDKRITTHVGLTARLLGAEGMLLASDDPGIVKTLEDVVRRWGGDFYVKNNVNFKQEIKEWKDAGGKVCHLSMYGVNLPGVTDELKSCDKLMIVVGAEKVPPEIYQLADWNVAVGNQPHSEVAAVAITLDRIADGEPLEREFPNAELTIVPSERGKHVIENPND, from the coding sequence ATGAAAAGGATTGTTTTACTGCGCCTTGGGCACCGCCCGGAAAGAGATAAGAGAATTACCACCCATGTGGGCTTAACTGCCCGTCTGCTCGGTGCAGAAGGTATGCTCCTCGCCTCAGACGATCCAGGAATAGTAAAGACGCTTGAGGACGTTGTCAGGCGCTGGGGTGGGGATTTCTACGTTAAGAATAACGTCAATTTTAAGCAGGAGATCAAGGAATGGAAAGATGCTGGCGGAAAAGTCTGCCATCTTTCTATGTACGGAGTCAATCTTCCCGGCGTCACTGACGAGCTTAAAAGCTGTGACAAGCTTATGATTGTCGTAGGAGCAGAAAAAGTCCCTCCAGAAATTTACCAGCTCGCGGACTGGAACGTCGCGGTTGGAAACCAGCCCCATTCCGAAGTTGCAGCAGTTGCTATTACCTTGGACAGGATTGCAGATGGTGAGCCGCTTGAGAGGGAATTCCCCAATGCTGAACTGACAATTGTGCCTTCAGAAAGGGGAAAGCACGTTATAGAAAATCCTAATGATTGA
- a CDS encoding AMP phosphorylase translates to MQLKLEHFNIKIGQHKVLLNVADARELGVNPGDRVRIRGHQSLSAIVDTTDDMVPPGTLGLFHEVYEHFQDWDKPVEVVPAYRSKSVSVIKKFMDKKPATQDEIKILVNDIVEENLSDIELSAFITSSYIHGMTDDEVEWLTRAMIESGDTIEFDTHPIMDKHSIGGVPGNKISLLVVPIVAANGLLIPKTSSRAITGAGGTADLMEVLCPVEFSSQEVKEITEKVGGALVWGGATNIAPADDKLIRVEYPLSVDPYYQMLASIMAKKGAIGADNVVIDIPVGPSTKVPSVQEGQKLSRDLINLGHRLGMNVECAITYGSSPIGRKVGPALEVREAMKVLESMEGPNSLIEKSAAIAGILLEMGGAAPRNRGKEIALETLRSGKALEKMKQIIETQGGDPNIKSDDVQVGQYTADIFASADGYVIEFDNKWIIEIARLAGAPNDKGAGVSIHKKMGEAVRKGDSILTIYAEKEFKLENALTTAQRTNPIVVEGMLLRRVPGTYGFQ, encoded by the coding sequence ATGCAGTTGAAGCTTGAACATTTTAATATAAAGATTGGGCAGCACAAAGTGTTGCTAAATGTTGCCGATGCAAGGGAACTGGGGGTTAATCCGGGAGATAGGGTTCGTATCCGTGGGCACCAAAGCCTTTCTGCCATTGTGGATACAACGGATGATATGGTTCCTCCGGGTACGCTGGGACTTTTTCACGAAGTATATGAGCACTTTCAGGACTGGGATAAACCTGTTGAGGTTGTCCCAGCATACCGCTCAAAATCTGTATCTGTAATCAAGAAATTCATGGATAAAAAACCTGCAACGCAGGATGAAATCAAAATACTCGTAAACGATATCGTGGAAGAGAATCTCAGTGATATCGAGCTCTCCGCTTTTATAACATCTTCTTATATCCACGGAATGACAGATGACGAGGTCGAATGGCTGACAAGGGCTATGATCGAGAGTGGGGACACGATTGAATTTGATACTCACCCAATAATGGACAAACATTCAATAGGAGGAGTTCCCGGTAATAAGATCTCTTTGCTGGTTGTCCCCATTGTAGCTGCAAACGGGCTTCTTATTCCGAAAACAAGTTCCAGGGCGATCACAGGGGCAGGCGGGACTGCCGACCTCATGGAGGTGCTCTGTCCTGTTGAATTCAGTTCCCAGGAAGTCAAGGAAATAACCGAAAAAGTAGGGGGCGCACTTGTCTGGGGTGGAGCCACCAATATTGCACCTGCTGATGACAAACTCATTAGGGTTGAATATCCCCTCTCCGTTGACCCTTACTATCAGATGCTTGCCTCGATTATGGCAAAAAAGGGAGCCATAGGAGCCGACAATGTTGTGATTGATATCCCTGTAGGTCCAAGTACAAAAGTCCCCTCTGTTCAGGAAGGACAAAAACTTTCAAGAGACCTTATTAATCTCGGGCATAGGCTTGGAATGAACGTCGAGTGTGCAATTACCTACGGCTCCTCGCCTATAGGAAGAAAAGTTGGACCTGCTCTGGAAGTACGGGAGGCTATGAAAGTGCTGGAGAGCATGGAAGGTCCAAACAGCCTTATTGAGAAGAGTGCCGCAATTGCGGGTATTCTTCTAGAAATGGGAGGTGCGGCTCCAAGAAATCGCGGAAAGGAAATTGCACTTGAAACTCTGCGGAGCGGGAAAGCTCTTGAGAAGATGAAACAGATCATTGAAACCCAGGGCGGAGATCCGAACATAAAATCGGATGATGTACAGGTAGGGCAATATACAGCCGACATCTTTGCTTCTGCAGACGGGTATGTAATCGAATTTGACAATAAATGGATAATCGAAATAGCCAGGCTTGCAGGTGCTCCTAATGACAAGGGAGCCGGAGTCTCTATCCATAAGAAAATGGGTGAAGCTGTTCGAAAAGGAGACTCAATCCTCACGATCTATGCTGAGAAAGAATTCAAGTTAGAAAACGCATTGACAACGGCACAGAGAACAAATCCGATAGTTGTTGAGGGCATGCTTCTAAGAAGAGTTCCCGGAACCTACGGGTTCCAGTAA
- a CDS encoding PASTA domain-containing protein, with amino-acid sequence MKAQLEQRLAELKAEYESGQKILKDIELKLAELEKRKKGLNETLLRISGAIDLLEEVLEGKEGTSEPEIRTGEGTVTGNVEVPNVVRQPLEKAVKILQESGFTAGEIVEQKGVFPIGIMIGEVLRQDPKPGTMLPAGSAVKLVVAAKGKHLPRKKDSLCNYFSEQA; translated from the coding sequence ATGAAAGCACAACTTGAACAGCGTTTAGCTGAGCTAAAGGCAGAATATGAGTCTGGGCAGAAAATCCTCAAAGACATCGAGTTAAAGCTTGCAGAGCTCGAAAAGCGGAAAAAGGGTCTTAATGAAACCCTCCTCCGCATTAGCGGTGCAATCGACCTGCTCGAAGAAGTGCTGGAAGGAAAAGAGGGCACATCGGAGCCAGAAATCAGAACAGGAGAAGGAACCGTAACAGGAAATGTGGAGGTTCCGAATGTTGTAAGACAGCCCCTTGAGAAAGCCGTGAAAATCCTGCAAGAATCCGGGTTCACCGCAGGAGAGATAGTCGAGCAAAAAGGAGTTTTTCCCATAGGGATTATGATCGGAGAAGTTCTAAGGCAGGACCCAAAACCAGGCACGATGCTCCCTGCTGGATCGGCTGTAAAACTTGTAGTTGCGGCAAAGGGCAAGCACTTGCCACGTAAGAAAGACTCACTGTGCAACTATTTTTCCGAGCAAGCCTGA
- a CDS encoding ATP-binding protein, whose amino-acid sequence MLIKIAITGKGGVGKTTLSGTLARLLARDGYEVLAIDADPDMNLASSLGVENPPKPLTDYKDLIRERAGAEGGAFIYNPKVDDIASKYGVIGPDGVRMLVMGTVDRGGSGCMCPASAFLRALLRHLMYREKSAVILDMEAGIEHLGRGTTRGMDLMIVVVEPGARSLETAERIKKLSSEIGVKHLAAVINKGSSGKVNEKLEELGIPVLGEIPFDPMLMKADLEKRAPLDVGGEAVDAIVKIKEKLVEIVEEIRKEKESKK is encoded by the coding sequence ATCCTCATAAAAATAGCAATTACCGGAAAAGGCGGCGTTGGAAAAACAACGCTCTCAGGTACTCTGGCAAGACTGCTTGCAAGGGATGGATACGAGGTACTGGCAATAGATGCAGACCCGGATATGAATCTGGCATCTTCGCTTGGGGTAGAAAACCCACCGAAGCCCCTGACAGATTACAAAGACCTTATTCGGGAAAGGGCAGGTGCCGAAGGTGGGGCATTCATCTATAACCCTAAAGTCGATGATATTGCGAGCAAATACGGAGTTATAGGCCCCGATGGAGTAAGAATGCTTGTCATGGGTACCGTGGACCGCGGAGGAAGCGGGTGCATGTGTCCTGCTTCAGCTTTCCTTAGAGCTCTTCTCAGGCACCTTATGTACAGGGAAAAAAGTGCAGTTATCCTTGATATGGAAGCCGGGATCGAACATCTCGGGAGGGGCACTACAAGAGGAATGGATCTCATGATCGTGGTAGTTGAGCCCGGAGCAAGATCACTTGAGACGGCTGAAAGAATAAAAAAGCTCTCTTCAGAAATAGGGGTAAAACACCTTGCTGCCGTAATTAATAAAGGAAGCTCCGGTAAAGTTAATGAAAAACTTGAAGAGCTTGGGATTCCGGTGCTTGGTGAGATTCCCTTTGACCCCATGTTAATGAAAGCCGACCTCGAAAAACGTGCTCCTCTTGATGTAGGCGGCGAGGCTGTAGACGCCATAGTAAAAATTAAGGAAAAACTTGTGGAAATTGTTGAAGAGATCCGAAAGGAAAAAGAGAGCAAAAAATAA
- a CDS encoding tetratricopeptide repeat protein, whose amino-acid sequence MTEGNANAKINKAKREESKAAGTTEEPEDPKKLLTKAGETDNYEDKLKLYDKALTLDPLYFEAWVQKGFALDRTGKSKEALICYDKALEIDPENLGIKCLKGFAFNNLKEFEKSIESYDEVLKIKPDDIFSLYQKGMALESLDRYGEAMKCYDRALEIDPTDVLVREKQMRLLELIYKKGTMENSPDIGYN is encoded by the coding sequence ATGACAGAAGGAAATGCGAATGCGAAAATAAACAAGGCAAAGCGAGAGGAGTCGAAAGCGGCAGGAACAACAGAAGAACCAGAGGATCCCAAAAAACTCCTTACAAAGGCCGGTGAGACTGATAATTACGAGGACAAGCTCAAGCTGTATGATAAAGCCTTAACACTGGATCCCTTATACTTCGAGGCGTGGGTTCAGAAAGGTTTTGCCCTGGACAGGACTGGAAAATCAAAAGAGGCTCTTATCTGCTACGATAAAGCTCTTGAAATTGATCCTGAAAACCTGGGAATTAAGTGCCTCAAGGGCTTTGCCTTCAATAATTTAAAGGAATTTGAAAAATCGATTGAGTCCTACGACGAGGTACTGAAAATAAAGCCCGATGATATATTCTCACTATATCAGAAGGGCATGGCTCTGGAAAGCCTTGATAGATATGGGGAAGCTATGAAGTGTTACGACAGAGCACTTGAGATCGATCCGACGGATGTTCTTGTCAGAGAGAAGCAAATGAGACTTCTTGAGCTGATTTACAAAAAAGGAACAATGGAAAACTCTCCGGACATCGGCTATAACTAA
- a CDS encoding asparagine synthase-related protein — MCGIAGAAGAPDINEKVKRRLVALGHRESNACGTSQVEGLSTGNILLKITGDMPQSLVGKGALIFDGDIFNFRELGTEQGIKSDSDIEMLSTLVEKKIKEGYSPINAVFSSLSGANGGYALAYALDNELVLARDPVGIKSLFYSLEKEAEKPIIFFASERKAFCGERSNIQPLPPGSIMSFNVWSGEVKEKFLGIEPPKERIVEEHEAAFRLKAALEKAVEIRLTKTTGIAFSGGIDSTFLAALAKRIDPSVPLYAVGLPNSHDLVQAEFAAEAAGMLDSLKIHLLSPEEIEAAIPDIIYSTESTDPMKIAIGLPLYFVAKTVKEDGKQALLTGQGADELFGGYSRYEGFFEQGLEVLDREIYSDLKQISTINLERDNMVTTANSVKLRVPFLDKEVIRTGLAIRPELKVLKRSDRYIRKYILRKAADSLLPPELLWKEKKAIQYGTGVQKVLDRLARDAGFSKKEGNHIEKYLKCVAADKGFNFIAK; from the coding sequence ATGTGTGGAATAGCAGGAGCAGCTGGAGCTCCTGATATCAATGAAAAGGTAAAAAGAAGGCTTGTAGCCCTGGGACACAGAGAGTCAAATGCTTGTGGAACATCTCAAGTCGAAGGACTGAGTACAGGAAACATTCTGCTTAAAATTACAGGCGATATGCCCCAATCACTGGTTGGAAAAGGGGCTCTTATATTCGATGGAGATATTTTCAATTTTAGGGAACTCGGAACCGAACAGGGGATAAAAAGCGATTCTGATATTGAAATGCTCTCTACTCTGGTAGAAAAGAAAATTAAGGAAGGATATTCCCCGATAAACGCAGTCTTTTCCTCACTTTCTGGCGCAAACGGAGGTTATGCCCTGGCTTATGCCCTTGATAATGAGCTTGTGCTCGCCAGAGATCCTGTCGGAATCAAATCCCTGTTTTATTCCCTGGAGAAAGAGGCAGAAAAGCCAATAATCTTCTTTGCCTCTGAAAGAAAAGCTTTTTGCGGTGAAAGAAGTAATATACAGCCTCTCCCTCCTGGCAGCATAATGAGTTTCAATGTTTGGAGCGGAGAAGTTAAGGAGAAATTTCTTGGAATTGAACCTCCGAAAGAAAGGATTGTGGAAGAGCATGAGGCGGCTTTCCGACTAAAAGCGGCTCTCGAAAAAGCTGTGGAGATAAGGCTCACAAAAACAACAGGAATCGCATTTTCAGGAGGTATTGACAGTACTTTTTTAGCGGCTCTTGCAAAAAGGATTGATCCCTCGGTTCCACTTTATGCCGTAGGGCTTCCGAATTCTCATGATCTGGTTCAGGCTGAGTTTGCGGCTGAAGCGGCTGGCATGCTGGATTCCCTCAAAATCCACCTTCTTTCCCCCGAAGAAATCGAAGCCGCAATCCCTGATATAATATACTCGACAGAATCAACAGACCCAATGAAAATTGCAATAGGACTTCCCCTTTATTTTGTTGCGAAAACTGTAAAAGAAGATGGAAAACAAGCTCTTCTTACGGGGCAGGGCGCAGACGAGCTCTTTGGTGGTTACAGCAGATATGAGGGTTTTTTTGAACAGGGGCTTGAGGTTCTTGACAGGGAGATCTACTCTGACCTCAAACAGATTTCAACTATAAACCTTGAGAGAGACAATATGGTCACCACAGCTAATTCTGTGAAACTCAGGGTACCTTTCCTGGATAAGGAAGTAATAAGAACAGGGCTTGCAATCCGCCCCGAACTTAAAGTCCTTAAAAGAAGTGACCGCTATATAAGAAAGTACATCCTGAGAAAAGCTGCCGACAGCTTGCTCCCGCCGGAACTTCTCTGGAAGGAAAAGAAAGCAATCCAGTATGGGACAGGAGTTCAGAAGGTGCTCGACAGGCTTGCCCGGGATGCAGGATTTTCAAAAAAGGAAGGAAACCATATTGAGAAGTACCTTAAATGTGTTGCTGCAGACAAAGGGTTCAATTTTATAGCAAAGTGA
- a CDS encoding DUF169 domain-containing protein, which translates to MIELLKLETSPVAVALVPEGAEVPENIKKIEESMRHCQMVDRVRKTGEEFYATLEDETCKGGAAALGLGKMPPKVESGEFYYEILKHFKTLEASQKTVEKIPRIEAGSKVASIYAPLESATFMPDVVVIICNAKQVMLLTQAILYNEGGRLEAEFAGKQSLCSDAVALPYLTGKMGITVGCSGSRSYTGIEESELTVGIPVNLLNDLIEGLRAIVGKAPAK; encoded by the coding sequence ATGATCGAGTTACTTAAGCTGGAAACTTCTCCTGTAGCAGTTGCCCTGGTGCCGGAAGGTGCCGAAGTACCTGAGAATATAAAGAAAATTGAAGAAAGTATGAGGCACTGTCAGATGGTTGACCGTGTGCGTAAAACCGGGGAAGAATTTTATGCAACGCTTGAGGATGAGACCTGCAAAGGAGGAGCAGCAGCCCTTGGCTTGGGAAAGATGCCTCCTAAAGTTGAAAGTGGAGAGTTCTACTACGAGATCCTGAAGCATTTCAAAACCCTCGAAGCCTCACAAAAAACCGTGGAGAAAATTCCCAGGATCGAAGCCGGGTCAAAGGTCGCAAGCATATATGCACCACTTGAGAGTGCCACTTTCATGCCTGATGTTGTTGTGATTATCTGTAACGCAAAACAGGTAATGCTCCTGACCCAGGCGATTCTTTATAATGAGGGAGGCAGGCTCGAAGCGGAGTTTGCAGGCAAACAGAGCCTCTGTTCAGATGCCGTTGCCCTGCCCTACCTTACAGGCAAAATGGGAATAACAGTAGGCTGTTCGGGAAGCAGAAGTTATACCGGCATTGAGGAATCAGAGTTAACGGTCGGGATTCCTGTAAACCTGCTAAATGACCTGATAGAGGGCTTGAGGGCAATTGTCGGAAAAGCCCCTGCAAAGTAA